From one Lotus japonicus ecotype B-129 chromosome 3, LjGifu_v1.2 genomic stretch:
- the LOC130746021 gene encoding glucose-6-phosphate 1-dehydrogenase, chloroplastic-like isoform X2, producing MACVLSSSSTIVASYALRNEPQLYPVWFSCIRPGNLPRNHFQLKSSNGHPLNAVSSHSHDAGSSLAKEDSKPQPVDGPFLSSDSECTGSNLSITVVGASGDLAKKKIFPALFALFYEDCLPENFLVFGFARTKMTSEELRNMISRTLTCRIDKRANCEDKMDQFLKRCFYHSGLYNSEDSFSDLDCKMKEKEGGKRSNRLFYLSIPPNIFVDVVRCASLKASSKKGWTRVIVEKPFGRDSESSNELTRCLKQYLTEDQIFRIDHYLGKELVENLSVLRFSNLVFEPLWSRTYIRNVQFIFSEDFGTEGRGGYFDNYGIIRDIMQNHLLQILALFAMEPPVSLDAEDIRNEKVKVLRSMRPLQLENVVTGQYKGHSKGGKSYPGYADDPSVPKGSLTPTFAAAALFIDNARWDGVPFLMKAGKALHTKRAEIRVQFRHVPGNLYKRNFGADMDKATNELVLRVQPDEAIYLKVNNKIPGLGMRLDSSDLNLLYRARYPTEIPDAYERLLLDAIEGERRLFIRSDELDAAWALFTPLLKEVEDKKIAPELYPHGSRGPIGAHYLAAKHNVRWGDTGNDD from the exons ATGGCCTGTGTTCTGAGTTCTTCTTCTACCATTGTTGCGTCCTATGCACTCAGGAATGAACCTCAGCTTTACCCCGTGTGGTTTTCTTGCATTCGCCCTGGAAACCTGCCTAGAAACCATTTTCAGCTCAAATCCTCAAATGGGCATCCGCTAAATGCTGTTTCTTCTCATTCTCATGATG CTGGAAGCTCATTGGCCAAAGAAGATAGCAAGCCCCAACCAGTTGATGGACCATTTCTCTCCTCAGACTCAGAATGCACTGGATCCAACCTTAGCATAACTGTTGTTGGAGCTTCTGGAGACCTTGCCAAAAAGAAGATTTTTCCAGCTCTTTTTGCTCTTTTTTATGAAGATTGCCTACCAGAG AACTTCCTGGTGTTTGGATTTGCTCGGACCAAAATGACCAGTGAAGAATTAAGGAACATGATTAGCAGGACTTTAACATGCAGAATTGATAAGAG GGCAAACTGCGAAGATAAAATGGACCAGTTCTTGAAAAGATGCTTTTACCATTCTGGTCTATACAATTCTGAGGACagcttttcagatttggattgcAAGATGAAGGAGAAAGAG GGTGGAAAACGTTCAAACAGGTTGTTTTATTTGTCAATACCTCCAAACATATTTGTGGATGTGGTGAGATGTGCTAGCCTTAAAGCTTCTTCAAAAAAGGGCTGGACAAGGGTTATTGTTGAAAAGCCATTTGGTCGTGACTCGGAATCATCTAACGAGCTAACAAGATGTTTGAAGCAGTACCTCACTGAAGATCAGATATTCAG GATTGACCATTACTTGGGTAAGGAGCTCGTGGAGAATCTATCTGTGCTTCGCTTTTCAAACCTTGTTTTTGAGCCTCTATGGTCCCGGACTTACATTCGCAATGtacaatttatattttctgaagATTTTGGGACAGAAGGCAGAGGAGG TTATTTTGATAACTACGGAATCATTCGCGATATAATGCAAAATCATCTTCTGCAAATACTAGCGTTGTTTGCAATGGAACCACCTGTCAGCTTGGATGCTGAGGACATTAGAAATGAAAAG GTTAAGGTTCTGAGATCAATGAGACCACTGCAGCTTGAAAATGTTGTTACCGGTCAATATAAGGGCCACAGCAAAGGTGGTAAATCATATCCAGGTTATGCAGATGATCCAAGTGTTCCGAAGGGTAGTCTTACTCCGACATTTGCAGCAGCAGCTCTTTTTATTGACAATGCTAGATGGGACGGGGTTCCTTTTCTCATGAAAGCTGGCAAGGCTCTACATACTAAACG TGCAGAAATCAGAGTACAATTCAGACATGTCCCAGGTAACTTGTATAAGCGAAATTTTGGAGCTGATATGGATAAGGCTACAAATGAGCTTGTGCTTCGTGTACAACCTGATGAAGCTATATATTTGAAGGTCAACAACAAAATTCCGGGTCTAGGAATGAGATTAGACAGTAGTGACCTCAATTTGCTTTACCGAGCAAG GTATCCAACGGAAATTCCAGATGCATATGAGAGGTTACTCTTAGATGCTATTGAAGGCGAGCGGAGGCTGTTCATTAGAAGTGACGAGCTAGATGCAGCTTGGGCACTATTCACTCCTCTGCTTAAAGAAGTAGAAGACAAGAAGATTGCTCCAGAGCTCTATCCCCATGGTAGCAGAGGACCAATTGGAGCACATTACCTTGCCGCAAAGCACAATGTACGATGGGGAGATACTGGTAATGATGACTGA
- the LOC130746021 gene encoding glucose-6-phosphate 1-dehydrogenase, chloroplastic-like isoform X1, with the protein MACVLSSSSTIVASYALRNEPQLYPVWFSCIRPGNLPRNHFQLKSSNGHPLNAVSSHSHDGLAGSSLAKEDSKPQPVDGPFLSSDSECTGSNLSITVVGASGDLAKKKIFPALFALFYEDCLPENFLVFGFARTKMTSEELRNMISRTLTCRIDKRANCEDKMDQFLKRCFYHSGLYNSEDSFSDLDCKMKEKEGGKRSNRLFYLSIPPNIFVDVVRCASLKASSKKGWTRVIVEKPFGRDSESSNELTRCLKQYLTEDQIFRIDHYLGKELVENLSVLRFSNLVFEPLWSRTYIRNVQFIFSEDFGTEGRGGYFDNYGIIRDIMQNHLLQILALFAMEPPVSLDAEDIRNEKVKVLRSMRPLQLENVVTGQYKGHSKGGKSYPGYADDPSVPKGSLTPTFAAAALFIDNARWDGVPFLMKAGKALHTKRAEIRVQFRHVPGNLYKRNFGADMDKATNELVLRVQPDEAIYLKVNNKIPGLGMRLDSSDLNLLYRARYPTEIPDAYERLLLDAIEGERRLFIRSDELDAAWALFTPLLKEVEDKKIAPELYPHGSRGPIGAHYLAAKHNVRWGDTGNDD; encoded by the exons ATGGCCTGTGTTCTGAGTTCTTCTTCTACCATTGTTGCGTCCTATGCACTCAGGAATGAACCTCAGCTTTACCCCGTGTGGTTTTCTTGCATTCGCCCTGGAAACCTGCCTAGAAACCATTTTCAGCTCAAATCCTCAAATGGGCATCCGCTAAATGCTGTTTCTTCTCATTCTCATGATG GTTTAGCTGGAAGCTCATTGGCCAAAGAAGATAGCAAGCCCCAACCAGTTGATGGACCATTTCTCTCCTCAGACTCAGAATGCACTGGATCCAACCTTAGCATAACTGTTGTTGGAGCTTCTGGAGACCTTGCCAAAAAGAAGATTTTTCCAGCTCTTTTTGCTCTTTTTTATGAAGATTGCCTACCAGAG AACTTCCTGGTGTTTGGATTTGCTCGGACCAAAATGACCAGTGAAGAATTAAGGAACATGATTAGCAGGACTTTAACATGCAGAATTGATAAGAG GGCAAACTGCGAAGATAAAATGGACCAGTTCTTGAAAAGATGCTTTTACCATTCTGGTCTATACAATTCTGAGGACagcttttcagatttggattgcAAGATGAAGGAGAAAGAG GGTGGAAAACGTTCAAACAGGTTGTTTTATTTGTCAATACCTCCAAACATATTTGTGGATGTGGTGAGATGTGCTAGCCTTAAAGCTTCTTCAAAAAAGGGCTGGACAAGGGTTATTGTTGAAAAGCCATTTGGTCGTGACTCGGAATCATCTAACGAGCTAACAAGATGTTTGAAGCAGTACCTCACTGAAGATCAGATATTCAG GATTGACCATTACTTGGGTAAGGAGCTCGTGGAGAATCTATCTGTGCTTCGCTTTTCAAACCTTGTTTTTGAGCCTCTATGGTCCCGGACTTACATTCGCAATGtacaatttatattttctgaagATTTTGGGACAGAAGGCAGAGGAGG TTATTTTGATAACTACGGAATCATTCGCGATATAATGCAAAATCATCTTCTGCAAATACTAGCGTTGTTTGCAATGGAACCACCTGTCAGCTTGGATGCTGAGGACATTAGAAATGAAAAG GTTAAGGTTCTGAGATCAATGAGACCACTGCAGCTTGAAAATGTTGTTACCGGTCAATATAAGGGCCACAGCAAAGGTGGTAAATCATATCCAGGTTATGCAGATGATCCAAGTGTTCCGAAGGGTAGTCTTACTCCGACATTTGCAGCAGCAGCTCTTTTTATTGACAATGCTAGATGGGACGGGGTTCCTTTTCTCATGAAAGCTGGCAAGGCTCTACATACTAAACG TGCAGAAATCAGAGTACAATTCAGACATGTCCCAGGTAACTTGTATAAGCGAAATTTTGGAGCTGATATGGATAAGGCTACAAATGAGCTTGTGCTTCGTGTACAACCTGATGAAGCTATATATTTGAAGGTCAACAACAAAATTCCGGGTCTAGGAATGAGATTAGACAGTAGTGACCTCAATTTGCTTTACCGAGCAAG GTATCCAACGGAAATTCCAGATGCATATGAGAGGTTACTCTTAGATGCTATTGAAGGCGAGCGGAGGCTGTTCATTAGAAGTGACGAGCTAGATGCAGCTTGGGCACTATTCACTCCTCTGCTTAAAGAAGTAGAAGACAAGAAGATTGCTCCAGAGCTCTATCCCCATGGTAGCAGAGGACCAATTGGAGCACATTACCTTGCCGCAAAGCACAATGTACGATGGGGAGATACTGGTAATGATGACTGA
- the LOC130746021 gene encoding glucose-6-phosphate 1-dehydrogenase, chloroplastic-like isoform X3, translated as MRLDLLKHIISGLAGSSLAKEDSKPQPVDGPFLSSDSECTGSNLSITVVGASGDLAKKKIFPALFALFYEDCLPENFLVFGFARTKMTSEELRNMISRTLTCRIDKRANCEDKMDQFLKRCFYHSGLYNSEDSFSDLDCKMKEKEGGKRSNRLFYLSIPPNIFVDVVRCASLKASSKKGWTRVIVEKPFGRDSESSNELTRCLKQYLTEDQIFRIDHYLGKELVENLSVLRFSNLVFEPLWSRTYIRNVQFIFSEDFGTEGRGGYFDNYGIIRDIMQNHLLQILALFAMEPPVSLDAEDIRNEKVKVLRSMRPLQLENVVTGQYKGHSKGGKSYPGYADDPSVPKGSLTPTFAAAALFIDNARWDGVPFLMKAGKALHTKRAEIRVQFRHVPGNLYKRNFGADMDKATNELVLRVQPDEAIYLKVNNKIPGLGMRLDSSDLNLLYRARYPTEIPDAYERLLLDAIEGERRLFIRSDELDAAWALFTPLLKEVEDKKIAPELYPHGSRGPIGAHYLAAKHNVRWGDTGNDD; from the exons ATGAGACTGGACTTACTTAAGCATATTATCTCAG GTTTAGCTGGAAGCTCATTGGCCAAAGAAGATAGCAAGCCCCAACCAGTTGATGGACCATTTCTCTCCTCAGACTCAGAATGCACTGGATCCAACCTTAGCATAACTGTTGTTGGAGCTTCTGGAGACCTTGCCAAAAAGAAGATTTTTCCAGCTCTTTTTGCTCTTTTTTATGAAGATTGCCTACCAGAG AACTTCCTGGTGTTTGGATTTGCTCGGACCAAAATGACCAGTGAAGAATTAAGGAACATGATTAGCAGGACTTTAACATGCAGAATTGATAAGAG GGCAAACTGCGAAGATAAAATGGACCAGTTCTTGAAAAGATGCTTTTACCATTCTGGTCTATACAATTCTGAGGACagcttttcagatttggattgcAAGATGAAGGAGAAAGAG GGTGGAAAACGTTCAAACAGGTTGTTTTATTTGTCAATACCTCCAAACATATTTGTGGATGTGGTGAGATGTGCTAGCCTTAAAGCTTCTTCAAAAAAGGGCTGGACAAGGGTTATTGTTGAAAAGCCATTTGGTCGTGACTCGGAATCATCTAACGAGCTAACAAGATGTTTGAAGCAGTACCTCACTGAAGATCAGATATTCAG GATTGACCATTACTTGGGTAAGGAGCTCGTGGAGAATCTATCTGTGCTTCGCTTTTCAAACCTTGTTTTTGAGCCTCTATGGTCCCGGACTTACATTCGCAATGtacaatttatattttctgaagATTTTGGGACAGAAGGCAGAGGAGG TTATTTTGATAACTACGGAATCATTCGCGATATAATGCAAAATCATCTTCTGCAAATACTAGCGTTGTTTGCAATGGAACCACCTGTCAGCTTGGATGCTGAGGACATTAGAAATGAAAAG GTTAAGGTTCTGAGATCAATGAGACCACTGCAGCTTGAAAATGTTGTTACCGGTCAATATAAGGGCCACAGCAAAGGTGGTAAATCATATCCAGGTTATGCAGATGATCCAAGTGTTCCGAAGGGTAGTCTTACTCCGACATTTGCAGCAGCAGCTCTTTTTATTGACAATGCTAGATGGGACGGGGTTCCTTTTCTCATGAAAGCTGGCAAGGCTCTACATACTAAACG TGCAGAAATCAGAGTACAATTCAGACATGTCCCAGGTAACTTGTATAAGCGAAATTTTGGAGCTGATATGGATAAGGCTACAAATGAGCTTGTGCTTCGTGTACAACCTGATGAAGCTATATATTTGAAGGTCAACAACAAAATTCCGGGTCTAGGAATGAGATTAGACAGTAGTGACCTCAATTTGCTTTACCGAGCAAG GTATCCAACGGAAATTCCAGATGCATATGAGAGGTTACTCTTAGATGCTATTGAAGGCGAGCGGAGGCTGTTCATTAGAAGTGACGAGCTAGATGCAGCTTGGGCACTATTCACTCCTCTGCTTAAAGAAGTAGAAGACAAGAAGATTGCTCCAGAGCTCTATCCCCATGGTAGCAGAGGACCAATTGGAGCACATTACCTTGCCGCAAAGCACAATGTACGATGGGGAGATACTGGTAATGATGACTGA